Proteins encoded by one window of Arachis hypogaea cultivar Tifrunner chromosome 1, arahy.Tifrunner.gnm2.J5K5, whole genome shotgun sequence:
- the LOC140183308 gene encoding probable phospholipid-transporting ATPase 8, which produces MNMTKSLFEQFMRVANFYFLVIGVLAMTKLAPYTAVSAIVPLWVIVGVTMVKEGIKDWRRKIQDEVVATPLKLQVIKAKVRARFSPKLTAATPVAISAKTIKETSSTTAKKLANFMIFVPIPGFKNPRKNDKLL; this is translated from the exons ATGAACATGACAAAGTCACTCTTTGAGCAGTTTATGAGGGTTGCTAATTTCTATTTCTTGGTCATTGGTGTCTTGGCAATGACAAAGCTTGCTCCATACACTGCTGTCAGCGCAATCGTTCCTCTCTGGGTCATCGTTGGGGTGACCATGGTCAAAGAGGGTATCAAAGATTGGCGTCGCAAGATACAG GATGAAGTTGTAGCTACGCCACTTAAATTACAGGTGATTAAAGCGAAAGTAAGAGCTAGATTCTCCCCTAAACTTACTGCAGCTACACCAGTGGCTATCTCAGCTAAGACCATCAAAGAGACAAGTTCTACAACTGCTAAGAAGCTGGCCAACTTTATGATTTTTGTGCCTATTCCAGGCTTTAAGAACccaagaaagaatgataaactaCTTTGA